The Neurospora crassa OR74A linkage group V, whole genome shotgun sequence sequence TGGAGTTGACCATGCGGGCTTCGAGGTGGTAGATGCCGGTGTGGAAACCTAGATCAAGCAGGATCTTGTGGAGGGTGTCTTTGACGATCTCTTGTTCGTCGGCGGGGAGCGCGGATGGTAGGGTGAGGGCCACGGGCGAAAAGGTGTCGTTGACGGTCGCGTCGGAGGCGTCACCCTCGCAGGGGGGTTCGTCGGCGATTTCGTAAAAGAGGATCTCGCCGTCGAGAAGGACGAAGTTGACGTCGATTTCGGGGCCGTCGTAGAATGGCTCGATGACTGCCGCGGAACCGTGACGCGTGGTCGCCTTCTTGACGGCCGTAGTGAGGTCGCTGAGCTTGGTCACTTTGGATACACACTCTGATGACCAGCCCTTGGTGGGTTTGACGATCATGGGGAAAGTAGGCGTGAAGAAAGGCTGGGAACTATCGGTTGGCGCAGAGAGGAGGGTGTCGAGTTCTTCCACGCTGGTCACTCGGGCCGTATGACCGGGAGAGTCTTGTAGCATGCGGGACTTGTACTTGTCGACCGCTGTCTCAAATGCCGAGACCGGGCCACAAGGAAGACCAAGTTCCTCAGCGACCTTGGCGACGGTGACAAAGAAGTTATCGGACAATGTAAAGACGCCATCCACCGGCATGCCGTATCTCTTAATTGACTGCACAATGCGGTTGGCCACCCCTTCGTCCTCTGTCATGTCCGTTCTGAGGAATGCCTTGCGAAGCTTGCGGTTCTCGATGGTATTAGCTTCAAGCCAATGTCCAGCTTCGTCGATGATGACCAGTTTGAGGCCCAGTGCTTTGGCAGCCGCGTAGACCGGACCGCCTGTCATCAGATTCGGGCGACCCCTGACAAGGGCAACCGTCTTTTCCATGATAGGAGGATCAGGCAACAAACAAGGCACATTGTGAAGCCTATGGTGCAATTCCTGGGTGATGTTGATAAGGCGCTGCTGAAGCTCCTGAATGGATAGCGTGCTCGAAACATCGCGCCACTGGACAACACCGGCAGCGTGCTCGGCGAGAAGGGAGAGGTTAGCGCTGGGGCCGGCGGCGGTCAGTTCTCTTGCCCAGAAAATGCCATGAAACTTTCGAGCGATCAAACGGTCGTCGATACGGGCAATGGGGATCGGGCAATCCTGCAAGCGGTGCTCCAGGAGGTTCGAGCGGACAGCATAGCCTTCGCACTTTGGAAAGATGAGGGTGAAAAGGGAAATGTCGAAATCGGAAAGACGTGGCTCGTCGACCCCCGCGCTGATGAGGTTAAGCAGGAACTTGTCCAGCTGTGTGGGTGTACTCGGACGCCCGTTCACATCCTGAGCATGGCCGTTGGTGCCGTCGTGGCCGTTGTAGGGGTTCTTGGAGGAGCCATTCGGGGTGTTTCCGGGAGAGAGTGAGGCCTGGGGCGACGGCGGCAGAACGACCACATGAATCGCAGCGTACAAGTCACCCAAGTCGACAGTGTCGCAAAAGAAAGGCCGATTGGAGCCAGCTGAAAGTTCGAGCGTGGATGTTAGTAGTCGTTGGCTTTTCGGTCATGACGACCACACATAGTACAAAGAAATAGTGATAAAAGAAAGGATAGATAACTAGTGGTGAGTGAGGTAGACGAACCACTTTGGTTGTTGAtaggagaagatgaagtgACGGGAGCGAAACCGAAGGGCGCCAAACCCAGAAGCTCGCCAATCTGAGCCATGATGTCGCCGTTGTTGACGCGACCAACAGCGCGCGGTCGGTGAGAGTGGTGTCAGGTTGATGTGAGAGGATCAaagatgttgttgttgttgttattgttggaGTGGAAGTACGCGCAAGCCCGTTGGTTCTTGTTTACCGATGTGTACCGATGTGCTTGACTGATTGCACGATGGCTGTTGCGTGAGTTGTATGAAAAAAGGAGAGAAACAATAGGCGAGCTTAAAGAAGCAGAGCGAGGGATAGTTTCACGTAAGGCGGTGGGTATTTGAGTGtcaagaaacaaaacaatTTGGAGCAAACGAATGGAAGAGGACGGAGTATTTTGGGTGAAATCAAGTGACGCGTGGAGGGGCTTGATAAGACGGCATCAAACAAACGACGGCACAGAAGAAGCGGGAAGGAGATTAGTCGGTGACGCAAGACACCGACTGATAACAGCTTCCAGTGAGTAgtgatacctaggtagaggtatttatgAACCCTGAGGGCCAAGGGAGGAGACCATCACTTTCCTTCCACCTCGGATTATAATTGGTGAGGTGCCCGGTACAGAGCCCCCTTTGAACATCATGATTCTTGAAAATTTGGATCGGAGAATAAGGCTGGGCGATCTCCCGGGTCATCTTGACGCTGTCGAGGCTGGAGATTGGATACTTGGTACCTCATTAAATGTTGACCTCATTTCCTCCGGGGCTTGATCTCAGTTCGGGCGGTGGAATACAATGATGAGCTGTCGTGTAATGAAAATCAGCTACAGCAATAGCCAATGATGGCTGTCCACCTTGAAATTCTGGTGACGCTTGTCTTCCACCGAGAGGACATGATTCGATACCAGGAGAGGCGGCGGCCAAGGCATCTCCGAGTAACACACTGGTGACCTCTCGAGACGAGACATAAGTGTAACCATGGAAAAGAACAAGTGTCGGTCAACATGTCTCACTCCGTTGTAGCGTATCGTAGGTTGCCTTGTCGTGTTGTATTCCGAGTGCAGTGTCACAGAGCGAGTGGAAGgccaaggaaagaagagcgAAGGAGAGGACAAACAGCGGCACAGAgtgagaaccttgatggcccgCCCAGCAGTTGGCGATAAATCTGATAAGATGGCTTGGCAGGCGCTATCCCACAGAAACCCCACAGTCCAATCAGATTGGCCATTTCTGGGAGGATGTGGGCCCCTTGCGTCTTCCCCTCTCGTCAACCgtgagaaccttgatggccaatTCCCCTGGCTCCCCcgtcctttccctttccctttttttcctctgcACAAACGAACTCAATTCTTCCCCGTCAATCGAGAATGAGAGGACTCTTCAGTCTTGGACATGCCATCAATCCGACATAACTCCAAATTATCTATATACATTTCTCGTTACAAATGCCATACTATGTACACTTTAAATCTTACACCCGCTCGATGCGGATGCGCCGTGGAGTAAATGTCGTCCCATATATTCCACTTTGACGAATGCTAAATGCTGATCTGACGACTGAAAGTGGCTCACCCTCGGCACGGCGCAATGGAACGGCTACAGCTTCCAATAAGAAACTTGAATTGGTCAGGCACCAATTGAGCAGCGGATGGTTGCAAGTATGTAGGCTACTGGCAGATTGTTTGGTTGGGTAACATTTCCACGgaccatcaaggttctcacGCTCTCTCGACATTGGTGATGCCCTTGTCAAACTGAACTGTCCACTCCGTCGCCTTTCATCGCTTCAGAGTTTATTTCTGTGGGTAACCGCAGGGTCGGGTCGGGTAGACTTGGGTATTTCCCGCAATTGAGGTGGGTTGCCATTTTCCACCGTCGTACATATCCCAGGGGCATGATTTGCAAATGATTACCATGACTACGTCCATCTGTCCGACCAGCTGGTCCCCTACTTTACTGAGCCGCATCCCTTCCTCTCTGTAGAGACTCGAGGGGACCCTGACGATTTTTCGAATGCCCTTCACGCTTCCGTCTGATCCCATCCAGCCTTACAACCGCTCATCTATCCCTTCCCAGAACGCGAGGCGGTGTCAACAGGAAAACTCGATTCCAGCCTTGCCCATCATCCCATACAAAAACAGAACGAGAACCTCGCTGGTCGTGGTTCATCGACCTTCACCGACGCAGTCATCGTAACCATTACCTCGAGGACAGCCATAGAACCATTCAACGGCGTGTTTCTTCGAAGCTTCTTTAAAATGCCTGCCCTTCTCTCAGTCCTCGGTCTTGGTTCTCCAAGAAAACACCAGTCCGCTCACTacctcgacaacaacacgaACCCGGATATCCTCGCCGAGAAATTAGACAACATGGGAAGTTGCGCAAACATCACCAAGGCGCAAATGATCGCTCTAAGCATTCTCGATACACACAAGCAACTCAAGAAGCTGCCGGCCTACCAACCAGGAGAAGAAATCAACCGCTTACTGGGGAACCTCGTCCACACATGCGTCCAGATCCACCCTCCAAGCGTAATCCAGCAGGTACGTTTCCCCCGAGATCACCAAAGCAAGTTGTAGACTAACATCTCCAGATCCTCAATTTCCCCGGCCTCCAACAAATCCTCCCCTCGCTACGCACCATCTGCTCCGAAGCCGAATCTTGTCTGGAAACCCACTGGGCCGAGCAcaccctcgccctcgccgccCACCAAGGCCACGAAACCGTCCTCAAGGCTGTCCAAACTGACTTTCCCTATTTCCAAAACTACATTGACCTCGCGCGCCTCGAACTTTCCGCCATTCGCGCCGCTTTACCTCCCAACAATACCGCACCCCTCAAGAAAATCACTTTCATCGGCTCTGGTCCCCTCCCACTTACCTCGTGGTGTCTCCTTGATGAGATCCGCAAGACTGC is a genomic window containing:
- a CDS encoding nicotianamine synthase gives rise to the protein MPALLSVLGLGSPRKHQSAHYLDNNTNPDILAEKLDNMGSCANITKAQMIALSILDTHKQLKKLPAYQPGEEINRLLGNLVHTCVQIHPPSVIQQILNFPGLQQILPSLRTICSEAESCLETHWAEHTLALAAHQGHETVLKAVQTDFPYFQNYIDLARLELSAIRAALPPNNTAPLKKITFIGSGPLPLTSWCLLDEIRKTAGQNDMIPTICNIDMSPTAIDVSSQLNGALGPWGEGMEFLCGEAGSPSISLEDSDVVYVAALVGMSQKDKEEIFLKVVRTMRPGALLVVRSAWGLRTCLYPEVNVTTERLLGVLECCAVVHPFTDVVNSVVVARVRG